The Zeugodacus cucurbitae isolate PBARC_wt_2022May chromosome 4, idZeuCucr1.2, whole genome shotgun sequence genome includes the window tatgttgacTTATGAGCGTATTTGGGAgagcttaaataattatttatcagaatttgtattttattatatttttaaattcatagcTGAGAGTCGTCTTAAGCATTTATTTCTTATACGCACCAAAATACACCCAAACCTTTTGACGCTACTGTAACTTGGCAAAtgcccctaaaagtatgctatccCTATATCATATGATGGAATCATGCATGAAAATCcatcacacatacacaaatctCGCACTGCAACATAACAATCACTAGAATTTAATTGTCTTCTGTCGTTTTGAGAGCAGCTAAGCTAAGCTGGAAGATGTGCCAGTAGGCGACCACCACAAGCGGCTGATGCAATTCGCACTGCAAGCCACTCAGCATTTATGTTTTACaaccgtttgttgttgttgttgcattgcaaaCATTTCAATTAATGCTGTCGACGACGGCTATGTGGCCGGGTAGAATCAAGCCTCTTATGTTACTCTCTTCGATTGTTTTTGCACAACAAAATACTTTCCCGCGCACCaatttgtacaaatgtatgtgtgtgtgtttctgtgtAGTTAAGTGTATCATTACGATCATCTATGGAATTTGACCATATTGAATTCGAGCTGAAGCGAATGGCCGCGCCACCAACTGCCCGCCAGTGCGGACCGCGGTGTTAATGCCCACTTTGCGCTTGTACCAATGCAATATTAACGACTTGTGTCGGCAGTTCGAGCGTGATTAGCGCGAATTTTTTGCAGATGTTGCACATTTCTTAAAAGCCAAAGCCACAGCCACAGCTAAAGCCGCAGCGGTGGCCGTAGACAGCGGACAGCGCGCAACAGGCCCAAAGCGGGGCAGCTACAGAATTTCACTATAAAACATTGACGGACCGCGCTTTGTTTTTTAGTCATTATGCTTGTTCCGTTGCTGGCAAAGTGATTGATTGTGGTGCAATCGATAGCACACTTtgcagaaaatatatatgtgtttaatgtgtTTAGTGCGCAAAACGGAATCAGAGTACAACTAGTGTgaagaaaagataaaaaaaacgcAACGAAAATGCGTGATCCCAAAATTACAGAAGTGACGCTCGAGCAAAGGTGCGATAGAATGCTATATTTTGTGCTAGTTTAGttaatttgttgtaaaataaatttaaaaaggttttcaataattgtagaacacaaatataaattaaatgaaaattttaattaatttcgaaaaagtcGAAAATCcagctataaataaaaaatatatataagaaaatatatattaattaaaaaagcataaatattatttttttaatttcttcaaaattatattatttaattaaattaaacaaaagtaaataaattaaattacgaaaataaaattaattttatacgaaaatttattaaaaaaaactaataataacataaaaagggccaaaaaattaatttaaatggaataaaaatttaatttaatcaaataaaactaaataacaatttaaatttaaaaataatattaatttaaaaattagttaaattgaattttttttggttattttattttagaaaattattttcctttAGTTTCAAAGtacttatttcaaatttaataacaacaagtaaaattaaaattatgtaaataaagtaaaattaaatttaataaaataattaacaatcaaaaaaactgattaaattttaaattaaaaaattaattaaaaaagtataaaaaaatagacttcccaattaattaaaattcaaaataatacaattatttatcaaaattaaatgattaacgacgtggacgtagcagacttTTGAtccctttttgcttttttttttaatatttttttttaatttttttgtatttttcaaatttttaattttttttggtttttgtttttatttaaaattattacgtacttgaatctaatatacgtaataattttaaataaaaaacaaaaaccaaaaaataattaaaaatttgaaaaatacaaaaaaattaaaaaataaaaaatattaaaaaataaaaaaaacaaaaagggattaaatgtctgctacgcccacgtcgttaatcctgggttacgctaattgcagataataatagtgcataaatcaatgatttttcatcatgttctgagttgcttttttatttgtagctcatacaaatattgctgtcccaaaattccctttggggggtaaaaatgtgatgaaataaggaacattttaagatattttcgcaaaaaatcgaagggggcataaagcgttaaaaattcaaaaaaaaaaaaattttcattttttgctatgaaatattatttttaaaaatttttacgatacacagttttaaagtttgagatattctgtacaaaaaagtcacatggtgttttaaaatctgttcattagttttaaagttatggcagttcgaaaatttttttacaaaaaactttgcacccttataatatggcaaccccgcgttacacagacctaaaaccatatgttttactttaggttttacatgtactataagatatataattgccaaagaaaataaagaacttcttttttcaagtggcttttttttccAGCCCTAtatatgaaattgaattaacggcaattttttttaattaaaaagaaataaaattgaataaaaaattgaatttagttgggcaaaaaaatgtttttttaaataaataaaatatttaataaataatattaatattatttaactttaatttttattatttattactttggAACTAAAAATTcccagtaaaattaaatttatattaattagcgtaataaaattttaatttgaaaatatattttaaatcaaattaatgaaataaaaaaaaaattatcaaaaatattttagaataaataaaattgaataaaaaacagaatttagcctcagaaaaaaatattaataaaataaataataataatttaaatatattaataaacatttattttaattatatattgctTTGGAactaaaaactttttataaaattcaatttaatttaattagcttaataaattttgatataatttctttaaataaagaaaatatttaaaaacaaaaatttatgaaattgtatatatttttactaaaaataaataattaaaggacaaaaataaaaataaattatcaaaattatccaaaaagttttttttaaatgtatttaataattattatatattcgaattatttttttatattaaaatgaattgaaattaatgtTGTGCTAATTCAATTAAcatgaataaatttaataaaatgttgaaggcaataaattacaaaaagatAATTTAACAAACAATTCAACtagctttattaaatttaatataatttttcttaattaaggaattaaatcacaaaataaaaaaattaataatgaaaattaataaatttgcataaaaaaaattaaagtatcataatttcaatttagattaccaaaattaatttatataattttacctAATCaaggaattaaattaaaaaaataataaaaaattaaataattaaataatgaaaataaattaatttgtttaataaacaataattaaaatataacaatttaaataattaatttactaaaaaattattaattttatttttttatgcaaattaatttcaatttaatttatccaattttttatttaatttaaatcactaattaaattttttataattcgccttaaataaatttaaaattatttttatttgagtatttaatacttttattttttatgcaaattaattttaatttaaatttatccaattttttttttaataatttacatcaataattatattttttataattcgccttaaataaatttattttaataaatatgtaatttcttCTTTTCCAGATATAAAATCCAGCCGCGAAAAGATGTCGAACAGGCGTCATCCGATTTCGATCCGTTCGCCCAACGCAAAGTGGCACATCCCACAACGTGAGTATCACTAAACCTCCacattattcataatatttatttaattaatatttttaaatcattctaGTGACAATGAGACTCTAACGCATTTGCTGAAAGCCTCGCTCGGCACTGGCATTCTATCCATGCCGATCGCCTTCATGTACTCAGGTATTGTGTTGGGCATTTTCGCCACCATCTTCACCGCTTTCATCTGTACACACTGCAGTTATGTACTGGTGAGTACTGCTAATTTATACCGTTaagcacatatacacacatacatactggtGGGCAGAAACATATGTACACGTGTGCATGCTGAATGCAAGTTAAAAGAGAAATTGCAAGAAATTGCAAATCTGTTGTtgccatatatgtagatatgtatgtgagtgtgtatgtatgtctatttgtatttacaaatgcAGTGTTATGCCCTTGTATGCACGcaacttatttatatttgtaccaTTACCATTTACAGGTGAAATGCGCACACAAACTCTACTACAAGTCGCGTCGCACGGAGATGAGCTTCGCCGAAGTTGCTGAAGTCGCATTTCAGAACGGGCCCAAATGGGCACGTGGTTTTGCGCCAGTTGCCAAATTCTCCATACTATTCGGATTGTTTTTGACCTACTTTGGCACCTGCTCGGTGTATACCGTTATTGTTGCGAAGAATTTCGAACAGGTGTGtatagaaaaatttcaaaaataatttaaaaaactataaaaaaataatgcaaaaaatattttataaaaaaaattataaaagattaaaaaaatgtgattatgaaaattttataattaaaaataataaagaaaaataaattatagaaatttataattaaattataaaaattttataattaaaaaagtaataaaaaaattgtataaaattttttatgaaaatttttttttttcggtatggaaatttttgtataaaataaacaaaaaaataattataacaaatacacaaataaattttatttatttaaaataatttttatataatataaaaacaatttaaatactaAACTCCAAAATTCCTCTTAACCCACAACAGGTCATGGAACATTGGTTAGGCTATCAGATTTCACTGCGCCTACTCATCTCCGCTCTGCTCATACCGCTAATTCTACTCTCGTGGATACCGAATCTCAAATACCTCGCACCCGTCTCGATGGTGGCCAATGTCTTTATGGGCATCGGTTTGGGCATCACATTCTACTATCTCGTCATCGATTTGCCACCGGTCACAACACGCGAATTCGCCAATGTCTCTACCATACCGGCTTTCTTCGCAATCACCATATTCGCCATGGAAGCGATCGGTGTGGTGATGCCACTGGAGAATAATATGGAGAAACCACGTCACTTCCTCGGCATTTGCGGTGTTTTGAGTCAGGGTATGTCTGGTGTGACTTTGATCTATATGGCGCTCGGTTTTCTTGGCTATCTGCGTTATGGTACAGCTACCGAAGAAAGTATTACGTTGAATCTGCCGGTGCATGAGTGGTGAGTTGAATGTTTGTTTGAGTGagattttattgtatattaatttgttgttgttgtttttattcagGCCCGCGCAAGCTGTTAAGGTGTTGATCGCCTTGGCTGTTTACTGTACATTTGGTCTGCAATTCTATGTGTGCCTTGAAATTGTCTGGGATGGTATTAAGGATAAGTGCAAAAAGCGTCCAATGTTGGTCAATTATGTTTTGAGGTGAGTTTTTTTTAGGTGTctacaaatttgtttaattgtttttgatttatttttaaaattaaaattaatttttgaattttatattttaaaaatatttaattttttttctaattttatttttaattttacttaatttaaatttagaaaatgaaataatttttaactattattttttatttttttaatatttaaaattttatttctactttcttaattaattcaacaataaaaaacttttttctaattttacttaattaaaattttaaaaattgaaatatttaattttattttctaattttattattacttttacttaattgaaatttagaaaattaaatattttttaaaatattatttctcaattttttaacatttcaaattttatttcttctttcttaattaatttaacaataattattttttctaattttgcttaattaaaatttaagaaatatttgtttttaatttaaactatttaatttaatttaatttatattaatttaatttaattttattttattttaagtaaaaattaaaatatttcattttttttttaattttattattaattttacttaatttaaatttttagaaaattaaatattagtttaaatattatgacttattttttttaacattttaaattgtatttcttctttcttaattaatttaacaataaaaaactgtTTTCTAATTTTGCttacttaaaatttaagaaatatttgtttttaatttaaactatttaatttaattttatttataataatttaatttaattaaattttattttattttattttattttattttactttattatattttattttattgtatcttattttatataattttatttaatttaatttaatttaatttaattttattttattttatttaatttaatttaattttattttattttatttaattaaatttaatttaatttaatttaatttaattcaattttattttattttattttattttattttattttattttattttttgtttattttattttatattctatctatttattttgtttttaaaaatttaaatttttaattttaattaagtaaaaaaaatatatatattctttattatcctctatatttttcaaaataattttctatatttttaattatatcattttatttacaaaaaactttgtttcCTCTTCCAGAACCGTTCTCGTCACTGCCGCCGTTGTATTGGCCGTCTCAGTACCCACTATTGCGCCGTTTATGGGTCTCATTGGTGCCTTCTGCTTCTCCATACTTGGTCTTATATTCCCTGTGAGTACTCAATaacacacacaatttttttttgtatcataATAATACttataatcaaatttttttattattttcctgcAGGTTTTGATTGAGCTCATCACTCACTGGGACACCGGTTTCGGTGCCTTCAACTGGATACTATGGAAAAATGTCATTATCGGTTTCTGCGGTGTGGCAGCGCTGATTTTCGGCTCCATGAGCGCTATAAATGACATTATCAAAGTGTACACGATCGATCCCAATGCTAATGAGGCTGCACAACATGCGCTCAGCAACATTACAGCAACCAGCCTTTAAGCttcagtatacatatgtacagttgtACAGCCAACTGTGGCTGTGTGgagagttttttgtttttaagaagaagaagaagagaagaacGCGCTTTTTTGCATGTATTCGCACCGCTATACCGTTggataatttaattgaattttaattcattAGTATAatagtacaaataaataatgtatacatacaatatatatatacatatttgtcgcTAGTAGCTCTACAACAtataccacatacatatgtatagtttaGGCAGTGAAAATATGGtgcaactaaaaatatatatttttttctagatagattaaaaaaaagacAACGGAAACACGTGTATTATGTATTGAAGTGCCTCTTTTTGTGTCTAAACAACATTTGTTTACAGTTATGcacacatactacatacatacaagcaaatATTTAGCGCTACATTGCCACTGTGGCAATTGCGCTGTAAGTAAATGTAGTTAATAGTTTCCgttaattcaattcaatgcatcctatatacatacatacgcatacaTAGTTAGGGCTAAGTGAAGTGCTAGTGGCAGGCTGAATTTCAACAGCAActaagtaaatttaattttgctgccACGTGCTTATTCAATGTAGTTATGTATAGTGAATATGTAATGATTACTAATCATGCATTATGTTTTATTGTTGCAAATAGATTTTGTACATTAAAGTTAGtagttaaattcaaaataattgtattttatttttgttgttttttgaaatatttttgctttttttttttttggaaatttcacTAAATAGTATTCGATATCCGTAAGCCATCCATAATAAATTACTcagcatatattttattaaaatattgtaacaaaaagaaaatagtaattaaagaaatgaaatggaatcttttaaatattaaataaattgctttaggttgtgtaagcaaaaaaattgaaaataaataaaaacgggTATTTTATATTAGAACTGTTTCCGGCAGCATTGAAAGAACTGTTGAACTGTTAGCCGAGCGTAAGATATTGAGGTTACGAATGCAAGGTTGCATTTGAAAGATCAATCAAGGTGAATAAGAGAGGTGAATATTAGGCTGTCAAATCCACCTTTtactcttttgaatttcgcggctatgtataaagcgctacagagctcgtatctggcaaaaatatacatctttgaaacgtcttgacataacctacaaaacgacgctatgcatgattagtttggatattgcgctcaacagttatagacgtgtaaacatggagtgaACTAACGCCGAAATGCGcgctattttttaagttttccttcgttaaaggcaaatccgctagagaaacgttccgtgagattaatggtgttttgggggatgatactctatcacttcgaactctGGATAAGCCAACCGGCGGAAgatctgtgacgacgaataccgattaaacaatggaaaacatcaagttagaccggcatgtgacatcgcccaggagatgggagttaggcACCaagccattttaaaccatctgcagaaggccgGATACAAagaaaagcttgatgtttgggtgccgcatgatttgatgcGAAAAACCTTgtagaccgaatcaacgcctgcgatatgctgctgaaaaatggatcacatacgacaatatcaagcgaaaacggtcgtggtcgaaggccggtgaatcgtgcCAAGCAATGGACAAGCCGGGATTGAAAGCCGGGAAGGCTGTGCTGTGTTTTTGGTGGGATTGGCAGGAATTATCCACCATGAGTTGGACAGACGCTTagttctaccatctactgcgaacaactggaccgcttgaggCAGGCGATGgaccagaagcgttcagaattggccaacaggaagggtgtagtgttccaccaggacaacgttagaccacacatttcgttgatgactcgtcagaagctacgggagcttggatgggaggttttattgcatccaccatatagcccggccatagcgccaagtgattaccacctgttcctgtcaatggcgaacgcccttggtggtgtaaagttgaactcaaaaaaggcttgtgaaaagtggttgtccgagttcttcgcaaataaggaggggggcttctacgaggcgggtattatgaagttgccgtctagatggaaacagattaaaACGTttcataaagcattgaataaagagcaaaaaatcgAAAGGCAGATATAAAGCATAGGTGGATTCAGAGTTACtcaacattgcaacaacaacaatgacgtgAATTTATAATTACTCAACATTGCAACAACATCAATGAGGTGAATTTGAATGCATTTGAATGTATGACTATTGCCTTCCATTAAATTCCCTATTTAAATGCAAAACTGCGACGAAAACGCTAAACGATTAAattcgatttcaaaaattatgaacagccaacatttaaaagttaatttagAGTgtccaaaaacatattttcgaaCTTCAAATGTTAAGGTTTTGAAAACTCAAAAGCCATGAGACAATAACTCAACTGTGTCCGATCACGTTTTTAGTTGTTATGTGTCGAGATCAAAGCTATTCGATTGGAAAAAGGATGTTCTTTTCTTTCACGAGGTCTGTATTCGTTTTTTGTGATAACGACAGAGTAGTCGAGTTGTTGGTCTATGTCCGTTCCCGTTACGAAGATCTGGCGTTCAATGGAACGTTTTTCTTCTCTTCATATGTGCTTATGTGACTTAAAGGGACTATACAACTAAATCAGAGTAAGAATCTGGGACTGATTCTGAAACTATCCTGAACACAGAATTTGTGTTGGTATCATTTCAACAACAATTTCTTATCGGAGTTCAATCAATACAATGAACTGTATTTATAAgtgacaagtaaggaagggctaagttcgggtgtaaccgaacattttatactctcgcaatttattgatgtaattttataaagacaacacaattcgacccatatattcggcataaagttcaatagaataacgaaaaccattataaatagtatatggggactgaggtaattcctaaaccgatttcactcgttttcaccaccaagatacaatgtatcgaagactatacgatcacttaatttaatattacttataattaggtatataggatctgggggaaattatgacccgatttttaccatttcaggtacagagagaaactgttataagaaaaaaattcagagggaatgaattacattaaaatatctgagggatttacctatattttcggtgaaaaatt containing:
- the LOC105220935 gene encoding proton-coupled amino acid transporter-like protein pathetic isoform X2, with protein sequence MRDPKITEVTLEQRYKIQPRKDVEQASSDFDPFAQRKVAHPTTDNETLTHLLKASLGTGILSMPIAFMYSGIVLGIFATIFTAFICTHCSYVLVKCAHKLYYKSRRTEMSFAEVAEVAFQNGPKWARGFAPVAKFSILFGLFLTYFGTCSVYTVIVAKNFEQVMEHWLGYQISLRLLISALLIPLILLSWIPNLKYLAPVSMVANVFMGIGLGITFYYLVIDLPPVTTREFANVSTIPAFFAITIFAMEAIGVVMPLENNMEKPRHFLGICGVLSQGMSGVTLIYMALGFLGYLRYGTATEESITLNLPVHEWPAQAVKVLIALAVYCTFGLQFYVCLEIVWDGIKDKCKKRPMLVNYVLRTVLVTAAVVLAVSVPTIAPFMGLIGAFCFSILGLIFPVLIELITHWDTGFGAFNWILWKNVIIGFCGVAALIFGSMSAINDIIKVYTIDPNANEAAQHALSNITATSL
- the LOC105220935 gene encoding proton-coupled amino acid transporter-like protein pathetic isoform X1, translating into MVNIADSGGRHAPQEMEQFLPGDGTNNKYKIQPRKDVEQASSDFDPFAQRKVAHPTTDNETLTHLLKASLGTGILSMPIAFMYSGIVLGIFATIFTAFICTHCSYVLVKCAHKLYYKSRRTEMSFAEVAEVAFQNGPKWARGFAPVAKFSILFGLFLTYFGTCSVYTVIVAKNFEQVMEHWLGYQISLRLLISALLIPLILLSWIPNLKYLAPVSMVANVFMGIGLGITFYYLVIDLPPVTTREFANVSTIPAFFAITIFAMEAIGVVMPLENNMEKPRHFLGICGVLSQGMSGVTLIYMALGFLGYLRYGTATEESITLNLPVHEWPAQAVKVLIALAVYCTFGLQFYVCLEIVWDGIKDKCKKRPMLVNYVLRTVLVTAAVVLAVSVPTIAPFMGLIGAFCFSILGLIFPVLIELITHWDTGFGAFNWILWKNVIIGFCGVAALIFGSMSAINDIIKVYTIDPNANEAAQHALSNITATSL